The following are encoded together in the Streptomyces rapamycinicus NRRL 5491 genome:
- a CDS encoding DUF3311 domain-containing protein produces MKPIHLLGAIPFLGILGGIFIANRVTPYVLGMPFNLFWLVMWVVLISATMAVIYHLDPANREEQSS; encoded by the coding sequence GTGAAACCCATCCATCTGCTCGGCGCGATCCCGTTCCTCGGGATCCTCGGGGGAATCTTCATCGCGAACCGGGTGACGCCCTACGTCCTCGGTATGCCGTTCAACCTCTTCTGGCTGGTCATGTGGGTCGTGCTGATCTCGGCGACCATGGCCGTCATCTACCACCTGGACCCGGCGAACCGGGAGGAGCAGAGCTCATGA
- the gcl gene encoding glyoxylate carboligase: protein MARMTAAQAAVEILKREGTTHVFGLPGAAINPFYSAMRTNGGLTHVLARHVEGASHMAEGYTRAKAGNIGVCVGTSGPAGTDMITGLYSAAADSIPILCITGQAAVAKLHKEDFQAVDIASIAGPLTKMAMTVLEPAQVPGAFQQAFHLMRSGRPGPVLIDLPIDVQMTEIEFDLETYEPLPVHRPVATRAQIDKAVELLQAAERPLIVAGGGVINADASESLVEFAQLTGVPVVPTLMGWGAIPDDHPLMAGMVGLQTSHRYGNATLLESDFVLGIGNRWANRHTGGLDTYTRGRTFVHVDIEPTQIGRVFPPDYGIVSDAGPALELFVEAARELKAAGALRDRGDWADGCRRRKATMLRRTHFDQVPVKPQRVYEEMNKAFGPGTRYVSTIGLSQIQAAQMLHVYHPRHWINAGQAGPLGWTVPAALGVATADPDAPVVALSGDYDFQFMIEELAVGAQFQIPYLHVVVNNAYLGLIRQAQRGFDMDYCVQLSFDNVNAPEVGGYGVDHVKVAEGLGCKAIRVFEPDRIGPALEEAKKLMAEYRVPVVVEVILERVTNVSMGTELDNVNEFEELATSPEHAPTTLRVAHG, encoded by the coding sequence ATGGCTCGAATGACCGCGGCCCAGGCGGCGGTGGAGATCCTCAAGCGTGAGGGGACCACCCATGTCTTCGGCCTGCCCGGTGCGGCGATCAATCCCTTCTACTCGGCGATGCGCACCAACGGCGGCCTGACGCATGTCCTCGCCCGGCATGTGGAGGGGGCCTCGCACATGGCCGAGGGCTACACCCGCGCGAAGGCCGGGAACATCGGGGTCTGCGTGGGCACCAGCGGTCCCGCGGGCACCGACATGATCACCGGTCTGTACTCGGCCGCGGCGGACTCGATCCCGATCCTGTGCATCACCGGCCAGGCGGCGGTGGCCAAGCTGCACAAGGAGGACTTCCAGGCCGTCGACATCGCCTCCATCGCGGGGCCGCTGACCAAGATGGCGATGACCGTGCTGGAGCCCGCACAGGTGCCCGGCGCGTTCCAGCAGGCGTTCCACCTCATGCGTTCCGGCCGGCCCGGCCCGGTGCTGATCGATCTGCCGATCGACGTCCAGATGACGGAGATCGAGTTCGACCTGGAGACGTACGAGCCGCTTCCGGTCCACCGGCCCGTCGCCACCCGGGCGCAGATCGACAAGGCCGTCGAGCTGCTCCAGGCCGCCGAACGGCCGCTGATCGTCGCCGGGGGCGGCGTCATCAACGCCGACGCGAGCGAGTCGCTGGTGGAGTTCGCCCAGCTGACCGGGGTGCCGGTGGTGCCCACGCTGATGGGCTGGGGCGCCATCCCCGACGACCATCCGCTCATGGCGGGCATGGTCGGTCTGCAGACCTCCCACCGCTACGGCAATGCCACCCTGCTGGAGTCCGACTTCGTCCTCGGTATCGGCAACCGCTGGGCGAACCGCCACACCGGCGGCCTCGACACGTACACCCGGGGCCGTACCTTCGTCCACGTCGACATCGAACCCACCCAGATCGGCCGGGTCTTTCCCCCCGACTACGGCATCGTCTCCGACGCCGGGCCCGCGCTGGAGCTCTTCGTCGAGGCGGCGAGGGAGCTGAAGGCCGCCGGAGCCCTCAGGGACCGCGGCGACTGGGCCGACGGCTGCCGGCGGCGCAAGGCCACCATGCTCCGCAGGACCCACTTCGACCAGGTGCCGGTCAAGCCGCAGCGGGTCTACGAGGAGATGAACAAGGCGTTCGGGCCCGGCACGCGCTACGTCTCCACGATCGGTCTTTCCCAGATCCAGGCCGCGCAGATGCTCCACGTCTACCACCCCCGGCACTGGATCAACGCCGGCCAGGCAGGGCCGCTGGGCTGGACCGTGCCCGCCGCCCTGGGCGTCGCGACCGCCGATCCGGACGCCCCCGTCGTCGCCCTCTCCGGCGACTACGACTTCCAATTCATGATCGAGGAACTCGCCGTCGGCGCCCAGTTCCAGATCCCCTACCTCCATGTCGTCGTCAACAACGCCTACCTCGGCCTGATCCGCCAGGCGCAGCGCGGCTTCGACATGGACTACTGCGTCCAGCTGTCCTTCGACAACGTCAACGCCCCCGAAGTGGGCGGCTACGGCGTCGACCACGTCAAGGTGGCCGAGGGGCTCGGCTGCAAGGCCATCCGGGTCTTCGAACCCGACCGCATCGGGCCCGCCCTCGAAGAGGCCAAGAAGCTCATGGCCGAGTACCGGGTACCGGTGGTCGTCGAGGTCATCCTCGAACGCGTCACCAACGTCTCCATGGGCACCGAACTCGACAACGTCAACGAGTTCGAGGAGCTGGCCACCAGCCCCGAACACGCCCCCACAACGCTCCGCGTGGCCCACGGCTGA
- a CDS encoding glutamine amidotransferase: protein MSRVLIAGESWISQSTHIKGVDSFTTSSYVTGVEPLRRALEGRGHEVTHLPAHLVPGQFPGDAEALAGYDVVVLSDIGANSLQLSPEVFEGGTPGADRIDALRGWVGDGGGLLMVGGYLSFTGFEGKAAYRNTALHEVLPVELLPEDDRVELPAGGRPSAVGTGHPALGGVTGEWPPLLGYNRVRPRPGTEVLATLGGDPLVAVAEYGAGRSAVFTSDCSPHWAPAAFCEQWDGYARVFGGLVEWLSR, encoded by the coding sequence GTGAGCCGCGTCCTGATAGCCGGTGAGAGCTGGATCTCCCAGTCCACACACATCAAGGGGGTCGACTCGTTCACCACCAGTAGCTATGTGACCGGAGTCGAGCCGTTGCGCCGGGCGCTGGAGGGCCGCGGGCACGAGGTCACCCACCTGCCCGCGCATCTGGTACCCGGACAGTTCCCGGGCGACGCCGAGGCGCTCGCCGGCTACGACGTCGTCGTCCTCTCCGACATCGGGGCGAACTCCCTCCAGCTCTCCCCCGAGGTGTTCGAGGGGGGCACGCCGGGGGCCGACCGGATCGACGCACTGCGCGGATGGGTCGGCGACGGCGGCGGGCTGCTGATGGTCGGCGGCTATCTCTCCTTCACCGGTTTCGAGGGCAAGGCCGCCTACCGCAACACCGCGCTGCACGAGGTGCTGCCGGTCGAGCTGCTGCCCGAGGACGACCGCGTCGAACTCCCCGCGGGGGGCCGCCCGTCGGCCGTCGGTACCGGCCATCCCGCCCTCGGCGGGGTGACCGGCGAATGGCCGCCGCTGCTCGGCTACAACCGCGTCCGGCCACGTCCGGGCACCGAGGTCCTGGCCACCCTGGGCGGCGACCCCCTGGTGGCGGTGGCCGAATACGGCGCGGGACGCTCGGCCGTCTTCACCTCCGACTGCTCCCCGCACTGGGCGCCCGCGGCGTTCTGCGAGCAGTGGGACGGCTACGCCCGGGTCTTCGGCGGCCTCGTCGAGTGGCTCTCCCGTTGA
- a CDS encoding hydroxypyruvate isomerase family protein, protein MKSRLPHTVNLSILFTELPLLERPAAAKAAGFDAVEFWWPYATAVPTDAEADAFVRAVRAAGVRLTGLNFFAGDMPGGDRGLVSWPGRATEFRDNIDATVAIGEQLGCRSFNALYGNRVDGVSPAEQDDLAVEHLALAAKAAERVGGTILLEPVSGAPAYPLLTAADAIAVIERVAAASGSRNLRLLADLYHLSVNGDDVPGVIDTHADRIGHVQIADAPGRGAPGTGRLDLDGLLLRLQAAGYAGWVGLEYKPGGPSADSFDWLPRDRRGSDRHA, encoded by the coding sequence ATGAAGAGCCGACTTCCCCACACGGTCAATCTGTCGATCCTGTTCACCGAGCTGCCGCTGCTCGAGCGCCCGGCCGCCGCGAAGGCCGCGGGGTTCGACGCGGTCGAGTTCTGGTGGCCCTACGCGACGGCCGTGCCGACGGACGCGGAGGCCGATGCCTTCGTGCGGGCGGTACGTGCCGCCGGTGTCCGCCTGACCGGCCTGAACTTCTTCGCCGGGGACATGCCCGGAGGCGACCGGGGCCTGGTGTCCTGGCCCGGCCGGGCCACGGAGTTCCGCGACAACATCGACGCCACCGTGGCGATCGGCGAGCAACTGGGATGCCGTTCGTTCAACGCGCTGTACGGCAACCGGGTCGACGGCGTCTCCCCGGCGGAGCAGGACGACCTGGCGGTGGAGCACCTGGCGCTGGCGGCCAAGGCCGCCGAGCGCGTCGGCGGCACGATCCTGCTGGAGCCGGTCAGCGGCGCCCCGGCGTACCCGCTGCTCACCGCGGCGGACGCGATCGCCGTCATCGAGCGGGTGGCGGCCGCGTCCGGCAGCCGCAACCTCCGTCTCCTGGCCGACCTCTACCACCTCTCCGTCAACGGCGACGACGTGCCGGGGGTGATCGACACCCACGCCGACCGCATCGGCCATGTCCAGATCGCCGACGCACCCGGGCGGGGCGCGCCCGGTACGGGACGGCTGGACCTCGACGGGCTGCTGCTGCGCCTCCAGGCCGCGGGCTACGCGGGCTGGGTGGGCCTGGAGTACAAGCCCGGGGGCCCGAGCGCGGACAGCTTCGACTGGCTCCCACGCGACCGTCGCGGCAGTGACCGCCACGCCTGA
- a CDS encoding allophanate hydrolase-related protein encodes MARMFLNGQAMEGGPFHHHLRGAPLVARTRTAPGYRFFSIRDTCPGLLPDPAVGTAVEGEVYDVPDEVLRDHLLPSEPPELEFWIIRLQDGSSSFSMVLRRGELERDVHKEITDFGGWRPYLKSLGREH; translated from the coding sequence ATGGCACGCATGTTCCTCAACGGCCAGGCGATGGAGGGCGGACCCTTCCATCACCACCTGCGCGGAGCCCCCCTCGTGGCCCGGACCCGCACCGCCCCCGGCTACCGCTTCTTCTCGATCCGGGACACCTGCCCCGGGCTGCTGCCCGACCCAGCTGTCGGCACCGCGGTGGAAGGCGAGGTCTACGACGTCCCCGACGAGGTGCTGCGCGACCACCTGCTGCCCAGCGAGCCGCCGGAACTGGAGTTCTGGATCATCCGGCTCCAGGACGGCTCCTCGTCCTTCTCGATGGTCCTTCGCCGCGGCGAGCTGGAGAGGGACGTTCACAAGGAGATCACCGACTTCGGTGGCTGGCGTCCGTACCTGAAGAGCCTCGGCAGGGAGCACTGA
- a CDS encoding TenA family protein — MALPLSRSERLLKAAAPVMEQALRMRFVTEVTAGTISDADYADYLEIEAAFVETATRLHGLAVWGAPDRTALERNARAVHALTTTQADYFREARATWPVPARPDAARRAEVLSRYALDVAREGGYPAVMTMLFAAESLYLTWCARAHEHGAVPDGAMSAWVALHADQAFRDGVRALAAEVDALPDDIPQERLTRWFTGMLEAEIAFHDAVFG; from the coding sequence GTGGCTCTCCCGTTGAGCCGGTCCGAGCGGCTCCTGAAGGCCGCCGCCCCGGTCATGGAACAGGCGCTGCGCATGCGCTTCGTCACCGAGGTCACGGCCGGCACGATCAGCGACGCCGACTACGCCGACTACCTGGAGATCGAGGCCGCGTTCGTGGAGACGGCCACCCGGCTGCACGGACTGGCCGTATGGGGCGCCCCGGACCGGACGGCGCTGGAGCGCAACGCCCGTGCGGTCCACGCGCTGACCACGACCCAGGCGGACTACTTCCGCGAAGCCCGCGCCACCTGGCCCGTCCCCGCCCGGCCGGACGCCGCCCGGCGCGCCGAGGTGCTGTCGCGGTACGCACTCGACGTGGCGCGGGAAGGCGGCTACCCGGCGGTGATGACCATGCTGTTCGCCGCGGAGAGCCTCTACCTCACCTGGTGCGCCCGGGCGCACGAGCACGGCGCCGTCCCCGACGGCGCGATGAGCGCCTGGGTGGCGCTCCACGCCGACCAGGCGTTCCGGGACGGCGTACGGGCTCTCGCGGCGGAGGTCGACGCCCTGCCGGACGACATCCCCCAGGAGCGGCTGACCCGCTGGTTCACCGGCATGCTGGAGGCGGAAATCGCGTTCCACGACGCGGTGTTCGGATGA
- a CDS encoding sodium:solute symporter family protein, protein MIALAVIFAFLLAALGLGLRARRGRDMDLEQWSVGGRGFGTVFVFLLLAGEIYTTFTFLGASGWAYGKGAPAYYILCYASLAYVLSYWLLPAVWRYAKQHRLISQSDFFVAKFNSPLLGALVALVGVVAMVPYLVLQLKGLGIIVSVSSDGRISSHWAIVIGTVALTLYVTISGIHGSAWTSVLKDVAILAIVLILGIYLPMHYFGGVGEMFHAVDKAHPQLLTLPSSGMSTSWFASTVLLSAVGFYMWPHTFSASYSAQNERVFRRNAIFMPLYQLILLFVFFAGFTAILVVPGLKGADADLSLLRITTATFPSWFVGIVGGAGLLTALVPGSLLLMTSATCLSKNVYRLARPHTSEQHITRLAQLLVPALALVSLYFTFNGGSSIVSLLLMGYALVTQLFPALLASLARRQFVTKEGAAAGIVVGVTTVAVVTLSGVTVGGLLPGLPQVVKDLNVGVIALVLNTVVMVATSAATRTASPDPVTTAALRPEPEATAGTG, encoded by the coding sequence ATGATCGCCCTCGCCGTCATCTTCGCCTTCCTGCTCGCGGCCCTGGGCCTGGGACTGCGCGCCCGCCGTGGCAGGGACATGGATCTCGAACAGTGGTCGGTGGGCGGCCGCGGCTTCGGGACGGTCTTCGTCTTCCTGCTGCTGGCCGGCGAGATCTACACGACCTTCACCTTCCTGGGCGCCTCGGGATGGGCCTACGGCAAGGGCGCGCCCGCCTACTACATCCTCTGTTACGCCTCACTGGCCTACGTCCTGTCGTACTGGCTGCTCCCGGCCGTGTGGCGCTACGCCAAACAGCACCGGCTGATCTCGCAGTCCGACTTCTTCGTCGCCAAGTTCAACAGCCCGCTGCTCGGCGCGCTGGTGGCCCTCGTCGGAGTCGTCGCGATGGTGCCCTATCTCGTCCTGCAGCTCAAAGGGTTGGGGATCATCGTGTCCGTCTCCTCCGACGGCCGTATCTCCTCCCACTGGGCCATCGTGATCGGCACGGTGGCGCTGACCCTCTATGTGACCATCTCGGGCATCCACGGCTCGGCCTGGACCTCGGTGCTCAAAGACGTCGCCATTCTCGCGATCGTCCTCATCCTCGGCATCTATCTGCCGATGCACTACTTCGGCGGCGTCGGGGAGATGTTCCACGCGGTGGACAAGGCCCACCCCCAGCTCCTCACCCTGCCCTCCAGCGGCATGAGCACCTCGTGGTTCGCCTCCACCGTGCTGCTCTCGGCGGTCGGCTTCTACATGTGGCCGCACACGTTCAGCGCCTCCTACAGCGCCCAGAACGAACGCGTCTTCCGCCGTAACGCCATCTTCATGCCGCTCTACCAGCTCATCCTGCTCTTCGTCTTCTTCGCCGGCTTCACCGCCATCCTGGTCGTGCCGGGCCTCAAAGGCGCCGACGCGGATCTGTCCCTGCTGCGCATCACCACCGCGACGTTTCCCTCCTGGTTCGTCGGCATCGTCGGTGGCGCCGGGCTGCTCACCGCGCTGGTCCCCGGATCCCTGCTGCTCATGACCTCCGCGACCTGCCTGTCGAAGAACGTCTACCGCCTCGCCCGGCCGCACACCAGCGAGCAGCACATCACCCGCCTCGCACAGCTGCTCGTCCCCGCGCTCGCCCTGGTCTCCCTCTACTTCACCTTCAACGGCGGCAGTTCGATCGTCTCGCTGCTGCTCATGGGCTACGCACTGGTCACCCAGCTCTTCCCCGCACTGCTGGCGAGCCTCGCGCGACGGCAGTTCGTCACCAAGGAGGGAGCAGCGGCGGGCATCGTCGTCGGAGTCACCACGGTCGCCGTCGTCACCCTCTCCGGAGTCACGGTGGGCGGCCTCCTGCCGGGACTCCCCCAGGTGGTGAAGGACCTCAACGTCGGCGTCATCGCCCTCGTCCTCAACACCGTGGTCATGGTGGCCACCTCCGCCGCCACTCGCACCGCGAGCCCCGACCCCGTGACCACCGCCGCCCTGCGCCCCGAACCCGAAGCCACGGCCGGCACCGGCTGA
- a CDS encoding phosphotriesterase family protein, whose product MSGPSPTNVTTVTGPVPSTGLGLTLTHEHLRNDVRKAVTTPADPRLGQLRDARTTPGLAWLLREQPYACLDHCVLDDTEAMLADLRAFAAGGGGTIVDVTPGGLGRDPAALRAFSEDSGVRVVMGSGWYLETYHPRPLSPADERGLAVALLAEFTEGADGTGIRPGVIGEIGVSPRFTEGEHTALRAAARTQRETGVPLYVHLPGWQRRAHEVLDLVLGEYGVAPAAVVLCHMDPSHADPDYQRSVADRGVWLEFDMIGMPFRYPGEGQSPAPHETAHAIAGLIARGHGDRLLLSHDVFLKSMLTAYGGNGFRYVPELFLPRLVEHGVPERTASGLLHTNPARLFEHAAAS is encoded by the coding sequence ATGAGCGGCCCCTCCCCCACCAACGTGACCACGGTGACCGGGCCCGTGCCCAGCACCGGGCTCGGCCTCACCCTCACCCATGAACATCTGCGCAACGACGTCCGCAAGGCCGTCACCACCCCGGCCGACCCCCGGCTCGGTCAGCTGCGCGACGCCCGCACCACACCCGGACTGGCCTGGCTGCTGCGCGAACAGCCCTACGCCTGCCTCGACCACTGTGTGCTCGACGACACCGAAGCGATGCTGGCCGACCTGCGCGCGTTCGCCGCCGGCGGGGGCGGCACGATCGTCGACGTCACCCCGGGCGGACTGGGCCGCGACCCGGCGGCGCTGCGCGCGTTCTCCGAGGACAGCGGCGTACGGGTGGTCATGGGCAGCGGATGGTACCTGGAGACCTACCATCCCCGGCCACTGTCACCGGCGGACGAGCGCGGCCTGGCCGTCGCTCTGCTGGCCGAGTTCACCGAGGGAGCCGACGGCACCGGGATCCGGCCGGGCGTCATCGGCGAGATCGGGGTCTCCCCGCGGTTCACCGAGGGTGAGCACACCGCGCTGCGCGCCGCCGCGCGTACCCAGCGCGAGACCGGTGTCCCGCTCTACGTCCATCTGCCCGGCTGGCAGCGCCGCGCCCACGAGGTCCTCGACCTGGTACTGGGCGAGTACGGGGTGGCGCCGGCCGCCGTGGTGCTGTGCCATATGGACCCCTCGCACGCCGACCCGGACTATCAGCGGTCGGTGGCCGACCGCGGCGTCTGGCTCGAATTCGACATGATCGGCATGCCGTTCCGCTACCCCGGCGAGGGGCAGTCCCCGGCACCCCACGAAACCGCGCACGCGATCGCCGGGCTCATCGCCCGCGGACACGGGGACCGGCTGCTGCTCAGCCACGACGTGTTCCTCAAGAGCATGCTCACCGCCTACGGCGGCAACGGCTTCCGCTATGTGCCGGAGCTGTTCCTCCCCCGGCTCGTCGAGCACGGCGTGCCCGAGCGGACCGCCTCGGGCCTGCTGCACACCAACCCGGCCCGGCTGTTCGAGCACGCCGCCGCGTCCTGA
- a CDS encoding MFS transporter, translated as MAIQCSGAAGGCGGTGGHQAPATASASDASPPAGLVPLLALACGSSVATVYFAQPLLVTLGERFALGSGLLGVIVTVTQLGYAAGLLTLVPLGDLLDRRRLVTGQLGLLALALLAAGLAPGVAALLGALAVVGLLAVVAQTMVAAAAALTPPARRGRAVGTVTGGIVTGILLARAAAGVLADLAGWRAVYLASAGVTAVLALSLCRALPPGVPSAGVREASYGRLVASTVTLFVRHPLLRIRGALALLVFAAFSTLWSGVAQPLSGPPWSLSHTAIGAFGLAGAAGAVAAGVAGRWNDRGLAERTTGAGLALLALSWLPIALTGQSLWALAIGAVLLDFAVQAVHVTNQTLIHAVRPDAGSRIIGGYMVFYSAGSSLGALGSSLAYATAGWPGVSVLGASFSLAALLLWTMTRRMGLPGDSPA; from the coding sequence ATGGCGATCCAGTGCTCCGGTGCGGCGGGCGGGTGCGGCGGGACCGGGGGCCACCAGGCGCCTGCCACGGCGTCGGCGTCGGACGCGTCGCCGCCCGCCGGGCTCGTGCCCCTGCTCGCCCTCGCCTGCGGCAGCTCCGTCGCCACCGTCTACTTCGCCCAGCCCCTGCTGGTGACCCTCGGTGAGCGGTTCGCGCTCGGCTCGGGGCTGCTCGGTGTGATCGTCACCGTGACTCAACTCGGCTATGCGGCGGGCCTGTTGACGCTGGTGCCGCTCGGCGACCTGCTCGACCGCCGACGGCTGGTCACCGGTCAGCTCGGACTGCTGGCACTGGCACTGCTGGCCGCCGGGCTGGCGCCGGGCGTGGCGGCGCTGCTCGGCGCGCTCGCCGTGGTCGGGCTGCTCGCCGTCGTCGCCCAGACGATGGTCGCGGCGGCCGCCGCCCTGACCCCGCCCGCCCGGCGCGGCCGTGCCGTCGGGACGGTCACCGGCGGTATCGTCACCGGAATTCTGCTGGCCCGCGCCGCCGCCGGCGTCCTCGCCGACCTGGCCGGCTGGCGGGCGGTCTACCTGGCGTCCGCGGGCGTCACCGCCGTCCTCGCGCTGTCGCTGTGCCGTGCTCTGCCCCCGGGCGTGCCGTCCGCCGGTGTGCGCGAGGCGTCGTACGGACGGCTGGTGGCCTCGACCGTCACCCTGTTCGTCCGCCATCCGCTGCTGCGGATCCGGGGCGCGCTCGCCCTGCTGGTGTTCGCGGCCTTCAGCACGCTGTGGAGCGGCGTGGCCCAGCCCCTGAGCGGTCCGCCGTGGTCGCTGTCGCACACCGCGATCGGAGCGTTCGGGCTCGCCGGGGCGGCCGGGGCGGTCGCCGCCGGAGTGGCCGGGCGCTGGAACGACCGGGGGCTCGCCGAGCGCACGACCGGTGCCGGCCTCGCCCTGCTGGCGCTCTCCTGGCTCCCGATCGCCCTGACCGGGCAATCGCTGTGGGCGCTGGCGATCGGCGCCGTCCTGCTGGACTTCGCCGTGCAGGCGGTCCACGTCACCAACCAGACCCTGATCCACGCCGTGCGGCCCGACGCGGGCAGCAGGATCATCGGCGGCTACATGGTCTTCTACTCGGCGGGCAGCAGCCTCGGCGCCCTCGGCTCCTCCCTCGCCTACGCGACGGCGGGCTGGCCGGGGGTGTCGGTTCTCGGCGCGTCGTTCAGCCTCGCCGCCCTGCTCCTGTGGACGATGACCCGCCGTATGGGGCTGCCCGGCGACAGCCCGGCATAG
- a CDS encoding ABC transporter permease: MSADTAMRTTAVLGRPPGRWQRANKATLAMLGVGLALFLGFGIAAPNFLTFNNLSNLATQVAITLIVAVAMTFVISTGQIDLSVGSILAFTATCAAEMLQAGWDSSVVIVVALLAGLFWGAVNGWLSAYQKIPPFIVTLATMSVVRGLAQLWTKGFSVPIDARLFVAKLGDASFLGLSALAWIALATVAVGAVLLSKLPFGSYVNGIGSQEESVRRAGVNTARIKMITLMLTGVAAGIAGLLTAARLGSGSANSGQGFELTVIAAVVLGGTNLFGGRGTVVGTVIGALITGVIANGLNLLGVSPFLTPIVTGLVLLAAIWLNLRGRAMADLFAHLTGRS, translated from the coding sequence ATGAGCGCCGACACCGCGATGCGCACCACCGCCGTACTGGGCCGGCCTCCGGGCCGCTGGCAGCGCGCCAACAAGGCCACCCTGGCCATGCTCGGCGTGGGGCTCGCGCTCTTCCTCGGCTTCGGTATCGCCGCCCCCAACTTCCTGACCTTCAACAACCTGTCCAACCTGGCCACCCAGGTGGCGATCACCCTGATCGTGGCGGTCGCCATGACCTTCGTGATCAGCACCGGTCAGATCGACCTGTCCGTGGGATCGATCCTCGCGTTCACCGCCACCTGTGCCGCCGAGATGCTGCAGGCCGGCTGGGACTCCTCCGTGGTGATCGTCGTGGCGCTGCTCGCCGGGCTCTTCTGGGGCGCCGTCAACGGATGGCTGTCGGCGTATCAGAAGATCCCCCCGTTCATCGTCACCCTCGCCACCATGTCGGTCGTCCGGGGTCTGGCGCAGCTGTGGACCAAGGGGTTCTCCGTCCCCATCGACGCCCGGCTCTTCGTCGCCAAGCTCGGCGACGCCTCCTTCCTCGGACTGTCCGCGCTGGCCTGGATCGCCCTGGCCACGGTCGCCGTCGGCGCGGTCCTGCTGTCGAAGCTGCCGTTCGGCTCCTACGTCAACGGCATCGGCTCCCAGGAGGAGTCCGTGCGGCGAGCGGGGGTGAACACCGCCCGGATCAAGATGATCACCCTGATGCTGACCGGGGTGGCCGCCGGTATCGCCGGGCTGCTCACCGCGGCCAGGCTCGGGTCCGGCTCCGCCAACTCCGGACAGGGCTTCGAACTCACCGTGATCGCCGCGGTCGTGCTCGGGGGCACCAATCTGTTCGGCGGCCGGGGCACCGTGGTGGGCACCGTCATCGGCGCCCTCATCACCGGAGTCATCGCCAACGGCCTCAACCTGCTCGGCGTGAGCCCGTTCCTCACCCCCATCGTCACCGGACTGGTGCTGCTCGCCGCGATCTGGCTCAACCTGCGCGGCCGGGCGATGGCCGACCTGTTCGCCCACCTGACGGGCCGCTCATGA
- a CDS encoding glycerate kinase — protein sequence MRVLIAADKFKGSLTAAQVAERLTAGLRRAAPHASVASVPVADGGDGTVDAAVMAGFGRREIRVTGPVGKPVTAAYALRNGAAVVEMAEASGLRHLPAGVFAPLTATSFGTGEVLRAALDAGARSIALGVGGSATTDGGAGMLSALGARFLDASGASAGPGGAALARLAKADLSGLDPRLAEVDLVLASDVDNPLLGPKGAAAVYGPQKGASPKEVDLLEGALRHYARTCGFLDTAGEPGAGAAGGLGFGALTALRARFRPGVEVMLDLLGFGEALARADLVITGEGSLDSQTLHGKAPAGVASRARARGLPVIAVCGRLSLDPASLKAVGIHRAYALTELEPDVPRCLTQAGPLLERVAARIARDFLPV from the coding sequence GTGCGGGTACTGATCGCGGCGGACAAGTTCAAGGGGTCGCTGACCGCGGCTCAGGTAGCCGAACGGCTCACCGCCGGGCTCCGGCGGGCGGCCCCCCACGCGTCGGTCGCGTCCGTACCGGTCGCCGACGGCGGTGACGGGACGGTGGACGCCGCGGTCATGGCCGGGTTCGGCCGACGCGAGATACGCGTGACCGGACCCGTGGGCAAGCCGGTGACCGCCGCCTACGCCCTGCGGAACGGTGCCGCGGTCGTGGAAATGGCCGAGGCGTCCGGGCTGCGGCACCTCCCGGCGGGCGTCTTCGCGCCGCTCACCGCCACGTCGTTCGGCACCGGCGAAGTGCTGCGCGCCGCGCTGGACGCCGGGGCCCGTTCGATCGCCCTGGGCGTCGGCGGCAGCGCGACCACGGACGGTGGCGCCGGGATGCTGTCGGCGCTCGGCGCGCGGTTCCTTGACGCGTCCGGCGCCTCGGCCGGGCCGGGCGGGGCGGCACTGGCCCGGCTCGCGAAGGCCGACCTGTCCGGGCTTGACCCCCGGCTCGCGGAGGTGGACCTCGTACTGGCGAGCGACGTAGACAACCCGCTGCTCGGACCGAAGGGCGCGGCCGCGGTCTACGGGCCCCAAAAAGGCGCCTCCCCAAAGGAGGTGGACCTCCTCGAGGGCGCCCTGCGCCACTACGCGCGAACGTGCGGGTTCCTCGACACGGCCGGGGAACCCGGGGCCGGGGCGGCCGGCGGCCTGGGCTTCGGCGCCCTCACCGCACTGCGGGCGCGGTTTCGCCCCGGAGTGGAGGTGATGCTGGACCTGCTCGGTTTCGGCGAGGCCCTGGCCCGAGCGGATTTGGTGATCACCGGTGAGGGCTCCCTGGACAGCCAGACCCTCCACGGCAAGGCACCGGCGGGCGTCGCCTCCCGGGCCCGCGCGCGCGGCCTGCCCGTGATCGCGGTCTGCGGCCGGTTGTCCCTGGACCCGGCCTCCTTGAAAGCCGTCGGCATCCACCGGGCCTACGCCCTGACCGAACTGGAACCCGACGTCCCCCGCTGCCTCACACAGGCGGGACCCCTGCTGGAGCGGGTGGCGGCGCGCATAGCGAGGGACTTCCTGCCCGTCTGA